The following coding sequences lie in one Sesamum indicum cultivar Zhongzhi No. 13 linkage group LG9, S_indicum_v1.0, whole genome shotgun sequence genomic window:
- the LOC105170533 gene encoding 60S ribosomal protein L32-1-like, whose amino-acid sequence MAVPLLDKKIVKKRVKKFKRHQSDRFISVKTNWRRPKGIDSRVRRKFKGCTLMPNIGYGSDKKTRHYLPNGFKKFVVHNVKELEVLMMHNRTYCAEIAHNVSTKKRKDIVERAAQLDIVVTNKLARLRSQEDE is encoded by the exons ATGGCTGTTCCATTGCTGGACAAGAAGATTGTGAAGAAGCGGGTCAAGAAGTTCAAGAGACACCAGAGTGATCGCTTCATCTCTGTGAAG ACAAACTGGCGCAGGCCCAAGGGTATCGACTCCCGTGTCAGGAGAAAGTTCAAAGGATGCACGTTGATGCCAAATATTGGTTATGGCTCAGACAAGAAGACCCGCCATTACCTTCCTAATGGGTTTAAGAAGTTTGTCGTGCACAACGTGAAAGAGCTGGAAGTTCTAATGATGCACAACAG GACATACTGCGCTGAGATAGCACACAATGTTTCcaccaagaaaagaaaggatatCGTCGAACGGGCAGCTCAACTTGATATTGTTGTGACGAACAAATTGGCTAGGCTGCGCAGCCAGGAGGATGAGTAA
- the LOC105170534 gene encoding adenylylsulfatase HINT3-like isoform X2 gives MESRARRRLALLASHVSPPARTLPTCLSASACASHTNRDKQMKKGDSSDCVFCKIIGGEAPAVKLYEDDESLCILDTYPLCHGHSLIIPKCHFPSLATTPPSIIAAMCSKVPLISNAVMKATGCDSFNLLVNNGAAAGQVIYHFRPTFT, from the exons ATGGAGTCCCGCGCTCGACGTCGTCTGGCTCTCCTTGCTTCCCACGTTAGCCCACCTGCGAGAACCCTGCCCACTTGCCTTTCGGCTTCCGCTTGCGCTTCTCACACCAATCGAGATAAGCAAATGAAAAAGGGTGACAGTAGTGATTGTGTTTTTTGCAAGATTATTGGCGGTGAAGCTCCTGCTGTAAAG TTATATGAAGATGATGAAAGCCTGTGCATTTTGGACACATATCCTTTGTGTCATGG GCACTCTCTGATTATCCCAAAGTGTCATTTTCCTTCATTGGCTACAACTCCTCCATCA ATTATTGCGGCCATGTGCTCGAAAGTGCCCCTGATCAGCAACGCCGTCATGAAAGCTACTGGTTGCG ATTCTTTCAACTTGCTAGTTAACAATGGCGCAGCTGCAGGCCAAGTTATATATCAC TTCAGACCCACATTCACATAA
- the LOC105170534 gene encoding adenylylsulfatase HINT3-like isoform X1, which produces MESRARRRLALLASHVSPPARTLPTCLSASACASHTNRDKQMKKGDSSDCVFCKIIGGEAPAVKLYEDDESLCILDTYPLCHGHSLIIPKCHFPSLATTPPSIIAAMCSKVPLISNAVMKATGCDSFNLLVNNGAAAGQVIYHTHIHIIPRKAHDCLWSSESLPRRRLKLDQEASQLANHIRASIVFVNNYENDDSKGQASSLVAN; this is translated from the exons ATGGAGTCCCGCGCTCGACGTCGTCTGGCTCTCCTTGCTTCCCACGTTAGCCCACCTGCGAGAACCCTGCCCACTTGCCTTTCGGCTTCCGCTTGCGCTTCTCACACCAATCGAGATAAGCAAATGAAAAAGGGTGACAGTAGTGATTGTGTTTTTTGCAAGATTATTGGCGGTGAAGCTCCTGCTGTAAAG TTATATGAAGATGATGAAAGCCTGTGCATTTTGGACACATATCCTTTGTGTCATGG GCACTCTCTGATTATCCCAAAGTGTCATTTTCCTTCATTGGCTACAACTCCTCCATCA ATTATTGCGGCCATGTGCTCGAAAGTGCCCCTGATCAGCAACGCCGTCATGAAAGCTACTGGTTGCG ATTCTTTCAACTTGCTAGTTAACAATGGCGCAGCTGCAGGCCAAGTTATATATCAC ACCCACATTCACATAATTCCCCGTAAAGCACACGACTGCTTATGGTCTTCTGAG TCTCTACCAAGACGGCGACTGAAGTTGGATCAAGAAGCCTCGCAACTTGCAAACCATATTCGTGCAAGTATAGTATTTGTGAACAACTATGAGAATGACGATAGCAAAGGTCAAGCGTCGAGTCTTGTTGCGAACTAA